The proteins below are encoded in one region of Oncorhynchus masou masou isolate Uvic2021 chromosome 15, UVic_Omas_1.1, whole genome shotgun sequence:
- the LOC135556458 gene encoding A disintegrin and metalloproteinase with thrombospondin motifs 10-like: MEMLWRTLACIVVIIVMVATEVAESQTAEKFTQSQATFLSSLGQYEIVIPVRVGPQGETLDTEDGGAESPNHNRRSHRSAEDQQQDLSQLYYQLSTTKTNFFLNLTLQGGLLSHQFRVEYWRRGRLAWSHPYAPQCLYVGHLQGQPHSSMVALSNCNGLQGVIVAGGEEYLVEPLTPAENLTRAERGKGRPHVVYKRSSLRHQYMDQSCGVIDEKPGKGMAWWQRTLKTPPNPISRGQLPLKRSVSRERYVETLVVADKMMVGYHGRRDIEQYILAVMNIVAKLFQDSSLGNAVNIVVTRLILLMEDQPTLEINHHAGKSLDSFCKWQKSIQNRNGNGNAIPDNGIAHHDTAVLITRYDICIYKNKPCGTLGLAPVGGMCEPERSCSINEDIGLATAFTIAHEIGHTFGMNHDGVGNGCGSRSQETAKLMAAHITMKTNPFVWSACSRDYITNFLDSGMGSCLNNVPPKQDFLYPTTAPGQAYDADEQCRFQYGVKSRQCKYGEVCSELWCMSKSNRCITSSIPAAEGTICQTNTIEKGWCYKRVCVVYGTRPEGVDGGWGLWTPWEECSRTCGGGVSSSIRHCDSPRPTIGGKYCLGERKRFRSCNIDECPAGSQDFREIQCSDFDNVTFRGKFYTWKPYRGGGVKFCSLNCLAEGYNFYTERAPAVVDGTPCRDDSLDVCVNGECKHVGCDRILSSDVREDRCRMCGGDGSSCEAIEGLFNDSLPEGGYEEVVRIPKGSVFIHIQELNVSLNFLVLKSKGEQFFINGKLTIDTPRRFDIAGTTFHYRRPTDQPETLEALGPTNMTIIVMVLVREENPGIHYRFNPPVSRNLLSGYAWHYTSWSRCSALCAGGGQTQQVVCKKQTDHTVVYNHFCDKKSKPKEKKRACNSEPCSPSWWSGVWSECSRSCNGGLRTREVLCKRKISPTEEKVQDDSACTPPRPPLTEPCSNHTCPPEWLALDWSECNPSCGPGFRHRVLLCKRGESGDILPESQCPKHGRPTTRVRCNLQRCPPPMWVTGPWGECSARCGLGQEKRSVQCLAQTGQPSNECPDLQRPAAMQQCKSKCDLSSLPMDIPEGDPEECKDVNTVAYCPLVLRFKFCSRPYFRQMCCKTCQGH, from the exons CTGCAGGGGGGCCTGCTGTCCCACCAGTTCCGTGTGGAGTACTGGAGGAGGGGCCGTCTGGCCTGGAGCCACCCTTATGCCCCCCAGTGTCTCTATGTAGGCCACCTGCAGGGTCAGCCCCACTCCAGCATGGTGGCTCTCAGCAACTGTAACGGCCTG CAGGGGGTGATCGTGGCGGGCGGTGAAGAGTACCTCGTCGAGCCTCTGACCCCGGCCGAAAACCTCACTAGGGCGGAGAGGGGGAAGGGCCGCCCCCATGTGGTTTACAAGAGGTCATCTCTTCGCCACCAGTACATGGACCAGTCCTGTGGTGTCATCG ATGAGAAGCCAGGTAAAGGCATGGCCTGGTGGCAGAGGACTCTGAAGACTCCTCCCAACCCCATCAGCCGAGGCCAGCTGCCCCTGAAGAGGTCTGTGAGCAGAGAGCGCTACGTAGAAACACTGGTGGTGGCCGACAAGATGATGGTGGGGTACCACGGCCGCCGGGACATCGAGCAGTACATCCTGGCTGTCATGAATATT GTTGCCAAACTGTTCCAGGATTCTAGCCTGGGGAACGCAGTGAACATCGTGGTGACCCGCCTCATCCTGCTCATGGAGGACCAG ccGACTCTAGAGATCAACCACCATGCAGGGAAGTCCCTGGACAGCTTCTGTAAGTGGCAGAAATCTATCCAGAACCGGAATGGCAACGGGAACGCCATCCCAGACAACGGCATCGCTCACCACGACACTGCTGTGCTCATCACCAG GTACGACATCTGCATCTACAAGAACAAGCCATGTGGAACCCTAG gtctAGCACCAGTGGGAGGGATGTGTGAGCCAGAGAGGAGCTGCAGCATCAACGAGGACATTGGCCTGGCCACAGCCTTCACCATCGCCCATGAAATAGGACACAC gttTGGGATGAACCATGACGGAGTTGGCAACGGCTGTGGCTCCCGCAGTCAGGAGACAGCCAAGCTGATGGCTGCACacatcaccatgaagaccaaCCCTTTCGTCTGGTCCGCCTGCAGCCGAGACTACATCACCAACTTCCTGGA CTCAGGCATGGGTTCCTGCCTCAACAACGTCCCCCCCAAGCAGGATTTTTTGTACCCCACTACGGCCCCCGGCCAGGCCTACGATGCAGATGAGCAGTGCCGCTTCCAATATGGAGTGAAGTCTCGGCAGTGTAAATATGGG GAAGTCTGTAGTGAGCTGTGGTGCATGAGCAAGAGCAACCGctgcatcaccagcagcataccCGCCGCCGAAGGAACCATCTGTCAAACCAATACCATAGAGAAAGGG TGGTGCtataagagagtgtgtgtggtctACGGGACAAGGCCAGAGGGGGTGGACGGCGGCTGGGGTCTCTGGACTCCCTGGGAAGAGTGCAGCCGTACCTGTGGGGGAGGAGTGTCCTCCTCCATCCGCCATTGTGACAGCCCCAG GCCAACCATTGGTGGAAAGTATTGTCTGGGAGAGAGGAAGCGCTTCAGATCGTGCAATATTGAC gAGTGCCCTGCAGGCTCTCAGGATTTCCGGGAGATTCAGTGCTCCGACTTCGACAACGTTACTTTCCGGGGGAAATTCTACACCTGGAAACCCTACAGGGGAG GTGGAGTGAAGTTCTGCTCTCTGAACTGCCTGGCGGAGGGATATAACTTCTACACAGAGCGTGCTCCGGCTGTGGTGGACGGGACACCATGTCGAGACGACTCTCTGGATGTCTGTGTGAACGGAGAGTGCAAG cACGTGGGCTGTGACCGGATCCTGAGCTCGGACGTGCGCGAGGACCGCTGCCGGATGTGCGGGGGTGACGGGAGCAGCTGTGAGGCCATCGAGGGCCTCTTCAATGACTCCCTGCCTGAAGGAG GTTATGAAGAGGTGGTCAGAATCCCCAAAGGATCCGTGTTCATTCATATCCAGGAGCTCAACGTCTCCCTCAACTTCCTAG TGCTgaagagtaaaggagaacagttCTTCATCAATGGGAAGCTGACCATCGACACCCCTCGTAGGTTCGACATCGCAGGGACCACCTTCCACTACCGCCGGCCCACTGACCAACCTGAGACCCTGGAGGCCCTGGGGCCCACCAACATGACCATCATCGTCATG gtactgGTGAGGGAAGAGAACCCAGGGATCCACTACCGCTTCAACCCTCCAGTCAGCAGAAACCTTTTGAGTGGATATGCCTGGCACTACACATCCTGGTCCCGCTGCTCTGCACTTTGCGCTGGGG gtGGTCAGACCCAGCAGGTCGTGTGTAAGAAGCAGACGGATCACACCGTGGTCTACAACCACTTCTGTGACAAGAAGAGCAAACCCAAAGAAAAGAAGCGAGCCTGCAACTCTGAGCCATGCTCCCCAAG CTGGTGGTCTGGGGTGTGGTCTGAGTGCAGTCGCAGCTGTAACGGGGGCCTGAGGACCAGAGAGGTGCTGTGTAAGAGGAAGATCTCTCCTACAGAGGAGAAGGTCCAGGACGACAGCGCCTGTACTCCTCCACGACCACCTCTCACTGAACCCTGCAGCAACCACACCTGCCCCCCCGAGTGGCTGGCCCTGGACTGGTCAGAG tGTAATCCCAGTTGTGGTCCAGGGTTCAGGCACCGTGTCCTTCTGTGTAAGCGTGGGGAGAGTGGAGACATACTGCCAGAGTCCCAGTGTCCCAAGCATGGGCGTCCCACCACCAGGGTGCGCTGTAACCTGCAGCGCTGCCCACCACCCATGTGGGTGACAGGGCCCTGGGGAGAG TGCTCGGCCAGGTGTGGTCTGGGTCAGGAGAAGCGCTCTGTGCAGTGTCTCGCACAAACCGGCCAGCCGTCCAATGAGTGCCCAGACCTCCAGCGCCCGGCAGCCATGCAACAGTGCAAGAGCAAATGTGACCTCAGTAGCCTACCCATGGACATCCCCGAGGGTGACCCCGAAG AGTGCAAAGATGTGAACACAGTGGCGTACTGCCCCCTGGTGCTCAGGTTTAAGTTCTGCAGCCGCCCCTACTTCAGACAGATGTGCTGTAAGACCTGCCAAGGACACTGA